A DNA window from Betaproteobacteria bacterium contains the following coding sequences:
- a CDS encoding zinc-binding dehydrogenase: protein MKSYWIVTKGHEAVLELRDVPEPKPKRDEVVVRVHASALNRGELFVGGAVHGGPEKLGGSECSGVIHALGEGVTGWKVGERVMGRARGTWAPYAVMEAAQVLPMPSRLTWEQAAAIPSSFLTSYEAIVRLGRLEKGEWLLVLGASSGVGVGAIQIAQVLGAHSIGTSGSAQKLEKLKSIGLDVGICTRAPDFSAKVREATGGKGANVALNLVGASVFPEILRSLAYQGRVAIVGYVDGKFSAEIDLNAVHVNRFDIFGVSNTKLPAEQRSLATRGFERDILPALVDGRVTPLVDRVFGFDELPAAKHHMESDAMAGKIVVNVAA from the coding sequence ATGAAATCGTACTGGATCGTGACCAAGGGTCACGAAGCGGTGCTCGAGCTTCGCGACGTGCCCGAGCCGAAGCCGAAGCGCGACGAAGTCGTCGTCCGAGTGCATGCCAGCGCGCTCAATCGCGGCGAGCTCTTCGTCGGTGGCGCCGTGCACGGCGGGCCGGAGAAGCTCGGCGGCAGCGAGTGCTCCGGCGTCATTCATGCGCTGGGTGAGGGCGTCACCGGCTGGAAAGTCGGCGAGCGCGTGATGGGCCGCGCCCGCGGTACGTGGGCGCCTTATGCCGTCATGGAAGCGGCGCAGGTCCTGCCCATGCCCTCGCGGCTCACATGGGAGCAGGCCGCGGCGATTCCTTCCAGCTTTCTCACCTCCTACGAAGCGATCGTGCGCCTGGGCAGGCTCGAGAAGGGCGAGTGGCTGCTGGTGCTCGGTGCGTCATCCGGTGTCGGCGTCGGCGCGATCCAGATTGCACAGGTGCTCGGGGCGCATTCGATCGGCACCTCGGGCTCGGCGCAGAAGCTGGAGAAGCTGAAATCGATCGGACTCGACGTGGGCATTTGCACGCGGGCGCCTGATTTTTCCGCCAAGGTGCGCGAGGCGACCGGCGGCAAGGGCGCGAACGTCGCGCTCAATCTCGTCGGCGCGAGCGTGTTCCCCGAGATCCTGCGCTCGCTCGCCTACCAGGGACGGGTAGCGATCGTCGGTTATGTCGATGGCAAGTTCAGTGCCGAGATCGATCTCAACGCGGTGCACGTCAACCGCTTCGATATCTTCGGCGTGTCGAACACCAAGCTGCCTGCCGAGCAAAGATCGCTCGCGACGCGTGGCTTCGAGCGCGACATTCTGCCTGCGCTCGTGGACGGGCGAGTCACGCCGCTCGTCGACCGCGTGTTCGGGTTCGACGAGCTCCCCGCCGCCAAACACCATATGGAATCCGATGCGATGGCCGGCAAGATCGTCGTGAATGTGGCCGCATGA